Genomic segment of Hirundo rustica isolate bHirRus1 chromosome 6, bHirRus1.pri.v3, whole genome shotgun sequence:
GGCAATGGCACTCGAGTGTCCTGGGGTCACTGCTGCCCCACGGTGTCCATCCTCCCCATGGGCAAGGACCTGGAGTCCCAGGGGTGCCCGGGGGGGGGATGTGGGTGCCCTCTTCCACCCCTGTGACCCCTCCTCTCTCCTTGCAGCTGGCACCACCGAAGACGCAGGGGGCGGCAAGAGGTGTGTCCCCACAGGTGGCACCGCAGTACCCCACCGCAGGGAGGGCACCCCACAGCCCTCTGCTCATGGCTGTCCTACCCCTGTGTGCTTGCAGGGGGGCTCCAGCGGGGGGGCCACGGGACAAGGCGGCCCCCGGCATGGCGGGACAGAGGCTGAGgctggagggggctgggggACGGCCACGAGTGGGGTCCCGGGCACAGGGGCGCTGCGCCATCCTGGAGAAGTTCGGAGGGTGAGCGGGGCCTGGCCCcatggagggcaggaggggcaaTGAGGGAATGGGGGGATTGGGGGGGCTatgggacagccagggacagtgggatggGTGGGTCATGgagcagtggtggtggtggaagGCCATGAGGCAATGGGAGGAACAGGGCAAATTGTGGGGCGTGGCAGGGGCATGGGACAGCGGGGGTATTGGGGGCCACGGGGTCACAGGGGAACTGGGGGTCTGTGGGGCAGTGGTGGTACAGGGGGAACGTGGGGCAGTGAGGGAGGGAGGGTATGGGACAGAGGGGATATTAGGGGGCGTGGGGCGATGAGGGGCACAGGGAGGAATGGGGGGTCCATAGGGCAGTGTGGGGGGATGGGACCGGGGGGGCTGTGTGACCATGAGGCAGTGGGGCACTGGGGGCCCAGAGCCACAGGGCGATGGGGTCAcggaggggctgggggtccctgtgAGGGGCGGTGGGGTGTGAAGAACCACAGCCCAGGTCCCCCCAGGGCTGCCAAGggcccagccccacacctgcGGCGCTCAGGGGGTGCTGCCACGGTCAAGACGATGCTGCTGGAGTGGTGCCGCGCCCGCACCCGCGGGTACGCGGTGAGTGCGGCCGGGGGGCGGCAGGAGGGTGCGGTGGGGGGCCCAGGGGTGGTCTGACCCCCGTGTCTGCACAGCACGTGGACGTGCAGAACTTCtcggggagctggggcagcgGCCTGGCCTTCTGCGCCCTCCTGCACAGCTTCTTCCCCGATGCCTTCGACTACGCCGCCCTGGATCCCAGCGCCCGCCGGGAGAACTTCGCCCTGGCCTTCGCCACCGCCGAGTGCGTGAGCGCAGCCCCTcggcccccccggcccccccgggCCCCGGTGACCGCGGTGTCCCTTCCCGTAGGGAGCGGGCGGACTGCGCCCCGCTGCTGGAGGTGGAGGACATGGTGCGGCTGCCGGTGCCCGACGCCAAGTGCGTGTACACGTACGTGCAGGAGCTGTACCGCTGCCTGGTGGCCAAGGGGCTCGTGAAGACCAAGAAGCGCTGAGAGGgtcccccacagccccccacccgTGCCAtccccctctctgtcccctgctctgtcccccagCAGTAAAGGCCATGGTGGCAGGCGCTGGTGGCCTCGTCTCTGGAGGGAGGAACGCTGGCACCAAGCGAGTGTCTGGGCATCGTCACCAGGCTGGGGCGCAGCCCCGGCTCTGCCACCAGGAGGGTGACGTCCCCCAGGGCTGGCGCGTggcgggcagcagctcctggagcccacCGTTCTCCCAGTGAGGCACCACGGAGCCGGAGCAGGTGATGGAGAGAATTTATTGCCTTACGTGCGGGGGTCAGGGCGCGGCTCGGCGTGGAGCCGGGTGTGCTCCTCTGCCCGCCGCCGGAACTCCTCGGgacgctcctgcagctcccgggCCACGTCCGGCCGCATCACCCGCTGCGGGTCTGGgctgtccagctgcagcagcaggtctTGGAGCACTGCAGGAGCGGAGGGGCTGGGGTCAGGGAGGCACCGCCAGCACCGTGCCCCTCCCTGTTCCCCACGGTGCCCACCTCGGACGGCGCGGGTGGTGGGCTCCCAGTGCACCTGGGTGGTGAGGGGCTGGCAGACGCGGCCCTCGAGGTCCACGCTGGGGTGGTAGATGGGGGTGCGGAGGGTGGCGCAGGGGGGCTCCAGCGGGTAGTTGAGGGGGAAGGTCAGCTCGAAGCGGAAGGCGCCCGTGTTGTACGGGGGATTGTTCTGCCGGGATATGCGGGGCACCTCAGCCCCCTCCACCACAGCGTCCACGGGGGAGggggccctgcccagccctgatACCCAGTGCCCCCCTTAGAGACTCCTCCGTGTCAGCCCGAGGCCCTCAGGAGGGGAACCTCcacccagtgtccccagcccagggcccGCAGTGTCCTCAGAGGGACCCTCCCCAGTTCTGTCCCGAGAGGGACCCCTGCTCACCAAGACCGCCCCGGTCCCAAAGTTCTCCCCGGTCCCTCCCATGCCCCCACATCCTTCCTACAAGCGGGACCCCCGCACCCCCCGTGCCCTCTCCCCACGCACGGGCAGCAGGAGCCCGCCCCAGCGCCGCACGTTCCCGTCCAGCGGCCGCACGTCGTGGGCGCCCTCCCAGCGCCGCGCCTCCTCCAGGTCCTGCGGGAAGGGGTAGGGCAGGTGTGGGCGGGGCCGTTCGGGAATCGCCCTTCAGGGCGGAGGTGTGTCCCGAGCGACCCCTCCATAGGTCAGTCCTCCCCCGGGGCACGCCTCTGGGCGGGGTCGCCTGCGGGCCGCGCCTTAATGGGGGCAGGGTTTAATTAGCGGGCACACCTTAATGGGCGGGGCCGGCGTCCCGGACACACCCCTGGGTggggccgccccgccggggAAACGAAACCAAAACGTGCAGGGGAATCTGTCAGCCCCGCACCGGAGACCCTCCACCCCGGTACTGCTTCCCTCGCACCCTGGGACCGGGACCCCCTCACCGGCACTgacacccccagcactgcttcTCCTCGGTACCGGGACCCCCTCACCGAGCACTGACATCCCTCAGCACCGCTTCTCCCTCACCCTGGCACCGGTACCCCCTCACCGGCACTGACACTCCCAGCACTGCTTCTCCTCGGTAGCGGGAACCCCTCACCGAGCACTGACATCCCTCAGCACCGCTTCTCCCTCACCCTGGCACCGGTACCCCCGCACCGGCACTGACACTCCCAGCGCTGCCTTTCCCCGGTACCAGGACCTCCGCACCGGCAATGACACCCCACAGCACCGCTTCTCCCTCGCACCCCAGCACCGGGAACCGCGCAGCGGCACAgacacccccagcactgcctctcCCCGATACCGGGACCCCCTCACCGGGCACTGACATCCCCTAGCACCGCCTCTCCCGCACCCCAGTACCGGTATCCCCGCACTGGCACTAACACCCCCCCCCAGATCCCCCTTTCGCACTCCGGTACCGGGACCCCCGCACCGCGAGCTCGGCTCCCCCCGGACCCTGCTCCGGTGCGAACACCACGACCCCCGCGCCGGTACCACAGAGGCGCCGGAGTCCTGGTCCTGTGCCGGTGCCCGCGGTGCCCACCTTGGCGATCCGCCCGGCCATGGCCCTCGGTGCCCGGTGCCACGGGGATGGGCTCCGTGGGGTCACGCCTCTGGGCGGGCGGGACTAGGTTCTCCGGCCGCGCCCCCGGCAGGGGTGGGTGGGGACAGACGGGCCCGGGGCGGCCGGCGACCCCCGGCACCCCAGGgctcccaggagcagtgggTGGCAGGGAGCCGGGACCCCGCGCAGAGGGTGCCTGACGGGAGCAAAACGGGCCTCGGCGTCGCTTCCAGGCTGcctccgccccgccccgcccgtcCCCCACGGCTGCCCCCGCATCACCGGACGTGTCCCGGCTGATTTACGGGAACCTCCTTAATTTTTAACCAGGCAGGGTCGGACCCGGCCAGATCCCCCGGCGCCCGCTGGACACGCAGGGACCGACCCGCCGGGCACCCAGGTGGGCCCGCGGTGCTGCCTCCTCCCGCCCCTCCCAGCCGGTCCCCCGGGGGGCACAGAGCGAGGGCACCCCGGGGTGGGGGGACGGGTGGTGCAGGGAGCGGGGGTGGGGGCGCTGGCTGTCTGTCCTGCCCTTGACCTGTGCCCTCCCACCAGCATGCCCACCAAGACACTCTGGCTGCCTCTGGCGTGGCTAGTGGCTGCAGCCACGGTCACTGTCACCCCGGTAAGTGTGGCCCCGGGGACGCGGGCTCCCTGTGCCCGGCACCCCTTTATACCCCCTCAACCGAGTCTCCCCCCGGATGCCCTCACGCgagtccctgtgcccaggtgctCGCTCTGGagccctctcccagctggatGACGCTGCTCGGAGAGCCCCCGACGCCGCCTGCGCCCCCTGCTCGTATCCCCGCTCCCACGGGGGACGCGGGGGGCCCCGTCCTGCCCGCGCCCACCCCCAGCGCCCCTCCCGAGGGGCTGCCTGGCTGGGGTGTCACAGACGCCGCCAGCCCCACAGCGCCGGAGGGAGCCCCGGAGGAGCCGGACACCGCGGCCAGCGGGACCACGGCAGTGCCCACCCCCGGCACCAGCGCCCCGCCGTGCCCTGGGGACGAGGAGCCGACTGACCTCTGCGGGGAGCCCACGGGGGAGCAGCGGGCTGCCGTGGCCGAGGCCCTGGTCACCTTCGCCCTCCGCTTCTACCAGCGCATGGCGGAGGCCGCCCAGCCCGACGCAAACCTGCTCTTCTCCCCCATCAACGTCGCCGTGGGGCTCTCGCACCTGCTGCTGGGTGAGGGGCTGCCCGCGGGCACCGCCGCGTCGCCGCTGTCCCAGCCGGGGCACCTCGCTGAGCTTTCCTCCCCTGTGCCTGCAGGCGCCCGCGGAGAGACCCGGGAGCGCCTGGCCGCCCTCCTGGCGTACCCGCAGGGGCTGGAGTGCGTGCACGgcgccctgcagcagctggccGGCGCGCCAGGCCTCTTCTCGGCCTCCCAGATCTTCTACCACCCAGGTGAGGCGGGCGCCGGTGGGGCGCGGCTGCCGGCCGGGCACCCGGACCGACAGCGGGCCCGTGCCGCCCCGCAGAGCTGCGCCTCCGGCCGCGCTTCCTCAACGACTCCCTGCGCTTCTACGGCGCCCGCCCGTACGCCCTGAGCGGCAACGAGAGCCTGGACCTGCAGCGCATCAACGCCTGGGTGCGGGAGGCCAGCAAGGggctgctgcccacgctgctgtCCGCGCTGCCCCCCgagcccagcctgctgctgctcagcgcCGTCCACCTGCGCGGTACGGCCCCGCCATCTCCCGGGCATCTCCCGGGCATCCCCCGGGCATCCCCCGGGTATCCCCCGGGCATGGGCCGCCCCGTGCTgccccccggtgccccccgccccccagCCGCGGTGCCGTGTCCCCACAGCCGCCTGGCGCACGCCGCTGGACCGTAAGAAGACggtgctgctgcccttcctgcgGCCCGGGCTCCCCCCGCGCAAGGTGCCCACCATGACCAGCGCCAAGTACCCGGTGGCCTCCTTCAGTGACTCCCGCCTGCAGGTCCAGGTACCCCTTGTAGCCTAGCACCGGGTGCGGGGGGTCCGGGGGGGGCACTGCGGGGGGGATAACGGCATGATGTCACTCCAGCGGCGCCAAGGAGGAATGCGGGGCTGTGACATAACTCCTGTGGCACTCCGGGAGGGTGCCAGGCTGATGTCACTCCTCTGGCACCGAAAGGGGCACAGGCTGTGACCTCGCTCCCCTGGGGCTTTGAGGGGTGCCAGGTTGCCACCTCCCTGGTGGCACTGTGGGGGTCCCCGCAGAGGCCGTTAGGGGGGTCTGCCCCACAGGTGGGGCGGCTGGAGCTGAATGGGGGGCTGAGCCTCGTGGTGCTGATGCCACGGGGGCCGCTGGAGCCTCTGGAGACCCTGGAGCGGGCGCTGGACCCCACGACCTTCCTGGCGCTGCTACGGCGGGCGGCCCGCACCCCGCCCCGGGCCACcgctctgtccctgccccgcCTGCGCCTCGACCTCTCCCTGGACGTGGTGCCTCTGGTGCACGACATGGGTAAGGACACTTCTGATGGCACCTCAACGGCTGGGTGGGCTGCGGGGTCACATCGCTCCCTGTGCGCTGACGTTATTCCCCGCAGGATGTCTCGGGCCCCTCCCCTGGGGGTCACTTTCCCCGGGGTCCCCAAAGACCACCATGTCCTCGGTGTCCCCTCACCTAATGGTTTCCCCTGAGTCCCCCCACGCTCAcgtgtccctggtgtccccgaCGCCCCCAGTGCCCCGGCTGTGCCCAATTCCCCCAGCGCCCCTAATGTCCCCTCACATCCCAGTGTTCCCAAATTATCCCTGCTGCTTCTCGTGTCCCAGCGGCCCAAATGTCCCCATCTCCCGGGGTTCCCCATATCCTTGAGAGTCCCCTGGCGCCCCCCAGTGTCCCCGTTGTGTTCCGCTGCCTCctctgtccccgctgtccctcgCATCCCTCCGGTTTTCTCTGGATCCCCCGggtcccctcggtgtcccctccgtccctggtgtcccctcgGCCCCGGCATTCCCGTGTGCCGCGGGAGTGTCGCTGAGGCCGGGTGCCGCAGACTTCGGGCTGTTCCTGGACGCGGAGCTGTGCGGGCTggcgcggggcccggccgcGGTGGACACGGCGCTGCACCGGGCGGTGCTGGCGCTGGACGAGGCAGGCgtggaggcggcggcggccatGGCCACCTCGGTGGCGCGCTCGGCCCTGGTGCTGGAGGCCCTGCGCCCCTTCCTCTTCGTCCTCTGGCACAACTCCGGCGACTTCCCCGTCTTCATGGGCCGTCTCAGCGACCCCcagccctgactctgtccctccatccttccatccctccatccttcccttccgtctccccccatccctgcctcttcctctccctgcttccctctttccccctcctttacccctttcttctctctctctctctctctctctccttccatccttccttccctcgtctctcctccctccctcccttcatcCCTTCTCTCTCCGTTCTTCTCATCTCTgcatcccttctccctccctgcttcctccctcccatctcccccctttcccatcccatctcCCAGGGCACCAGGGGGTCCCTGCTCctcccgtgcctcagtttcccccgcCAATAAATGCACCAACCACCTCCCGCCTGCCGCGTgtgaggaggggaagaagggaCAGGCTGGGGCCACCAGGGACctccactctgtgccagggtgaGCTAG
This window contains:
- the LOC120754801 gene encoding ubiquitin-conjugating enzyme E2 L5-like, which codes for MAGRIAKDLEEARRWEGAHDVRPLDGNVRRWGGLLLPNNPPYNTGAFRFELTFPLNYPLEPPCATLRTPIYHPSVDLEGRVCQPLTTQVHWEPTTRAVRVLQDLLLQLDSPDPQRVMRPDVARELQERPEEFRRRAEEHTRLHAEPRPDPRT
- the SERPING1 gene encoding plasma protease C1 inhibitor → MPTKTLWLPLAWLVAAATVTVTPVLALEPSPSWMTLLGEPPTPPAPPARIPAPTGDAGGPVLPAPTPSAPPEGLPGWGVTDAASPTAPEGAPEEPDTAASGTTAVPTPGTSAPPCPGDEEPTDLCGEPTGEQRAAVAEALVTFALRFYQRMAEAAQPDANLLFSPINVAVGLSHLLLGARGETRERLAALLAYPQGLECVHGALQQLAGAPGLFSASQIFYHPELRLRPRFLNDSLRFYGARPYALSGNESLDLQRINAWVREASKGLLPTLLSALPPEPSLLLLSAVHLRAAWRTPLDRKKTVLLPFLRPGLPPRKVPTMTSAKYPVASFSDSRLQVQVGRLELNGGLSLVVLMPRGPLEPLETLERALDPTTFLALLRRAARTPPRATALSLPRLRLDLSLDVVPLVHDMDFGLFLDAELCGLARGPAAVDTALHRAVLALDEAGVEAAAAMATSVARSALVLEALRPFLFVLWHNSGDFPVFMGRLSDPQP